From one Rattus norvegicus strain BN/NHsdMcwi chromosome 7, GRCr8, whole genome shotgun sequence genomic stretch:
- the Pvalb gene encoding parvalbumin alpha isoform X1, translating to MSMTDLLSAEDIKKAIGAFTAADSFDHKKFFQMVGLKKKSADDVKKVFHILDKDKSGFIEEDELGSILKGFSSDARDLSAKETKTLMAAGDKDGDGKIGVEEFSTLVAES from the exons ATGTCGATGACAGACTTGCTCAGCGCTGAGGACATCAAGAAGGCGATAGGAGCCTTTACTG CTGCAGACTCCTTCGACCACAAAAAGTTCTTCCAGATGGTGGGCCTGAAGAAAAAGAGTGCGGATGATGTGAAGAAGGTGTTCCACATTCTGGACAAAGACAAAAGTGGCTTCATTGAGGAGGATGAGCTGGG GTCCATTctgaagggcttctcctcagaTGCCAGAGACTTGTCTGCTAAGGAAACAAAGACGCTGATGGCTGCTGGAGACAAGGACGGGGATGGCAAGATTGGGGTTGAAG AATTCTCCACTCTGGTGGCCGAAAGCTAA